Proteins from one Trichocoleus sp. FACHB-46 genomic window:
- a CDS encoding cupin domain-containing protein yields the protein MEANQYSCTISILPKGFKTRPRIFDSSQFLQPTEGEPIRSVVTESKDAVVVAWYVKPGQTILPHVHSYGQDTWTILSGKGEYYLDQVGTTQPIIAGDIVVAFMGCLHGVINNGEEPLVFISVVSPSDAGYHLVSLSEKPDQNTAIAWDC from the coding sequence ATGGAGGCTAATCAGTATTCCTGCACTATTTCTATTCTGCCAAAGGGTTTTAAAACACGCCCTAGGATATTCGACAGTTCTCAATTTCTTCAGCCAACCGAAGGGGAGCCTATTCGCTCGGTTGTTACGGAATCTAAAGATGCTGTCGTCGTTGCCTGGTACGTCAAGCCAGGACAAACGATTCTCCCTCACGTCCATTCCTATGGCCAAGATACCTGGACAATTTTATCTGGGAAGGGAGAATATTATCTAGATCAAGTAGGCACAACACAACCCATCATTGCAGGGGATATAGTCGTTGCTTTTATGGGGTGTTTGCATGGAGTCATTAATAATGGTGAGGAGCCATTAGTTTTTATTTCAGTTGTGTCCCCAAGCGACGCCGGATATCATCTGGTCTCATTAAGTGAAAAGCCTGATCAAAATACTGCAATCGCTTGGGACTGTTGA